Within Streptomyces roseirectus, the genomic segment CGTGCCCGGCATCGGCGAGGGCGAGCTGTACAAGTTCGAGATCACCCGCCCCGACGGTTCGAGGACGCTGCGCGCCGACCCGATGGCCCGCCGCACCCAGACCCCGCCGGACACGGCGTCGGTCGTCACGGCGTCCACCTACGCCTGGGGCGACGACGACTGGATGGCGCACCGCGCGGACACCCCCGTCCACGAGGCCCCGTTCTCGGTGTACGAGGTCCATCTCCCGTCCTGGCGACCGGGGTTGACGTACCGTCAACTCGCCGACCAGCTTCCGGGGTACGTGAAGGACCTGGGCTTCACGCACGTCGAGTTCCTGCCCGTCGCCGAGCACCCGTTCGGCGGCTCGTGGGGCTACCAGGTCACCGGCTTCTACGCGCCCACGGCCCGCCTGGGCACCCCGGACGACTTCCGGCACCTGGTGGACGCCCTGCACCGGTCCGGCATCGGCGTCCTCATGGACTGGGTCCCGGCCCATTTCCCGCGCGACGACTGGGCGTTGGCCGAGTTTGACGGGCGTCCGCTGTACGAGCACGAGGACCCGCAGCGCGCGGCGCATCCCGACTGGGGGACGCTGGAGTTCGACTACGGCCGCCGCGAGGTGCGCAACTTCCTGGTGGCGAACGCCGTCTACTGGTGCGAGGAGTTCCACATCGACGGGCTGCGCGTGGACGCGGTCGCCTCGATGCTGTACCTGGACTACTCGCGCGAGCCGGGCCAGTGGTCGCCGAACGCGTACGGCGGCCGGGAGAACCTGGACGCGGTGGCGTTCCTCCAGGAGATGAACGCGACGGTGTACCGGCGGTGTCCGGGGGTCGTGACGGTCGCCGAGGAGTCGACCGCGTGGGACGGCGTGACGCGGGCGACGGACTCCGGGGGCCTGGGTTTCGGCCTGAAGTGGAACATGGGCTGGATGCACGACTCGCTGGGCTACATGGCCCACGACCCGGTCCACCGCTCCTACCACCACGGCGAGATGACGTTCTCGATGGTGTACGCGTACAGCGAGAACTACGTGTTGCCGATCTCGCACGACGAAGTGGTGCACGGCAAGCGGTCGTTGGTGTCGAAGATGCCGGGCGACTGGTGGCAGCAGCGGGCCAACCTGCGCGCCTACCTCGCCTTCATGTGGGCCCACCCCGGCAAGCAACTCCTGTTCATGGGGCAGGAGTTCGCGCAGGGCGCGGAGTGGTCGGAGGCGCACGGCCCGGACTGGTGGCTGCTGGATCCGGCGTACGGCGCGGAGTCGGACCACCGGGGTGTGCGGGACCTGGTCCGCGACCTCAACGCGCTGTACCGGTCGAGTCCGGCGCTGTGGCAGCGCGACACGACCCCGGACGGCTTCGAGTGGATCGTGGGCGACGCGGCCGACGACAACGTCTTCGCCTTCCTGCGCAGGGCCGCCGACGGCACCCCGCTCCTCGCGGTCACCCACCTCTCCCCCGCCGTCCGCCACGACTACCGCCTCGGCGTCCCCGACTCGGTCCCGGCCTGGCAGGAGGTCCTGAACACCGACGCGCCCGGGTACGGCGGCAGCGGCGTCACCCACGCCGACGCGGTGAAGCCGGAGGCGACACCGTGGCACGGCCGCCCGGCGTCCCTGACCCTGACGCTGCCCCCGCTGGGGACGGTGTGGCTGCGCCCGGCGTGACCGAAGGCCGGCGTGACCGAAGCCGGCGCATCTGAGCGAGCGTCAACTCTCCTTCTTCGTCCCGAACATCACCCTCCGCAACACCGCCAGCAGCCCCTTCCCCTCGGTCCCCGCCTCCCGCACCGGCTCCGCCCGCCGCACTGCCACCCCGGGCGCCAGCTCGTACCGCACGGGCAGCACCCGCAGCCCCCGCACGACCGGCCCCGCCCGCCAGGGCAACCGGTCGTCCGGGAGGGTGAGTTCGACCTGCGAGAAGTGGTCGAAGAGCTTGCCCACCGCCGTCGTGACGATCAGCATGCCCAACTCGCGGGCGGCGGTGGGGCATTGGTGGGGACCGGCGCCCCACCCGAGGTGCGCCCGGGTCGAGACGGTCGAGCCGTCCATGTGCGAGGCGCTGAGCGCCAGCAGGTCCTGGTGCGCGGCGGCGGCCGAGGCGCACACCACGTCACCGGCCCGGATCAGGTAGTTCCCGAGCTGTGCGTCGCGCGCCGCGAACCGGAAGCACATGTTGGCGACCGGCGGGTTGGCGAGCGCGGCACGGTTCACGGTCTCGCCCAACTGCCCGGCGGACAGGCTGCGTCGGACGGTCGCGTTGCCCCGGAGCACTTCGAGGAGCGTGTTGAGGACCATGTTGCCGGTGATGTCGTTGAGGTAGACGGCGTGCATGAACAGCTCACGTCCGAGCTGTTCGTCGCTCAACTCCGGGTCGGCGAGCAGGAGATAGGAGGTGAGGTCGTCCCCGGGCCGGGCCCGGCGGTGCGCGGCGAGCCGGGTGAAGGCGCCGAGGGCCCGCGCGGTGGCGACCCCCGCGTCGGGGCCGCCGTCGAGCATCCGCCACAGGTCCATGACGAGTTCGTCGCCGAGGTCGACCGGGCAGCCGAAGAGCTTGGTGGTGACCATGAGCAGCAGTGGCCGGGTGTACTGGGCGCCGAGGTCCGCGTGTCCGGCCTGGCCGGACTCGGCGGCGAGCAACGACACCAGTTCGTCGGCGTACTTGGCGACGGCCGAGCGCAGTTCCCAGCCCTCGGGGCCGCGCGCGTTCTGGAAGGGGCCGAGGGCGGTGTGCAGGACGGTCCGGGCGCGCTGGTGCTCCTCGCCGTCCATGAACATCGTCTGGCGGACCTCGTACCCGGCCAGCAGGGGCCAGTCGTGCGGGAGTTCGCCGTGCGCGCGGGCACGCCAGTAGCGGACGTCGCGGCGCCACTGGTTCTCGTCGCGCAGGACTTCGAGGACGTCCCGGTAGTCGAGGACCAGCCACACCGCACCCCCATGAGCCCGACGGGCGCGACGGAGCCGTGCGCGGCGCGCAGCCGGGTGTAGACGGCGGCCGGGTCGGCGTCGAACCCGGGGGTGAGCAACGGCTCCACGGGCAGGGCGCCGAGGGCGGGATTGTCGGCCGGTGGGGTGGGGTGTGCGGGGTTGTCCATACTGCACACGCTTACCGCACCGGCCGTGCACGCGCGGTGACGCTCACGGGAACTGTTACGCCGGTGTGATCCCACGCGGCGCGAGCGTCCCCGCGAGCGCTTCCGACAGCGCCTTGGTATGGACCACACCGAGCCGCTGGGTGGCCCGCGTGAGCGCCACGTACAGGTCGCTCGTGCCGTACTCGCCGGGTTCGACGACGAGGACGGAGTCGAACTCCAGCCCCTTGGACTGCCGGGGGTCGAGCAGGACGACGCGCTGGGTGAGGTCGGGTTCCGTACCGGCCGTGACCCCGTCGAGGCGCGCGGCGACCGCCCGGTGCAGGGCGCGCGGCGCGATGACCGCCAACCTGCCTTCGTCCGGGGTGAGTTCGGCGACCGCCTTCTCCACCACGGCCGTCAGGTCGTCGGCGAGCCACGACCAGGGCCGGACTCCCGTCGTCCGTACGGACTTCGGGGGTTCGAAGTCGGGCCGTTCGGCGCGGACGACGGCGGCGGCGACGTCCATGATCTCGGCGGGTGTGCGGTAGTTGACGCCGAGGCGGGTGTGTTCCCAGCGGTCCTCGACGTACGGGCCGAGGATGCCCTGCCAGGAGCCGACCCCGGCCGCCTCGGCGGTCTGCGCGGGGTCGCCGACCAGGGTCATCGACCGGGTGGGGCTGCGCCGCATGAGCAACCGCCAGGCCATCGGCGAGAGTTCCTGCGCCTCGTCGACGATGATGTGTCCGAACGCCCAGGTCCGGTCGGCCGCCGCCCGCTCGGCCGCGCTGCGGGCGTCCCCCTCCTCCTGCCGCTCGGCGAACCGCTCGGCGTCGATGATGTCGTGCGCCGACAGCACCTCGGAGTCCTCGTCGTCCTTGTCGTCGAACTCGTAGGTACGCGAGGCGTACGAGACGTCCAACACGCCCTGTGCGTACGCGACTTGCTCGTCGCGTTCCTGTTCGGCCCGTTCCCTGGCCCGGCGTTCGTCCACGCCCAGGATCTCGGCGAGTTCGTCGAGGAGGGGCACGTCGGCGACGGTCCAGGCGCGGGTGACCGGGCGGCGGATCGCGGCGGCGTCCTCGTCGCCGACGTACGCGTCGGGCTCGGCGAGGAAGTCGGCCAGCACCCGGCGGGGGGTGAGGTGCGGCCACAACCGGTCGACGGCGGACCAGACTTCGGGGTTCTCGGCGAGTTCGTCGCGGATCTGGGTGATGTCGCTGGCGTCGAGGAGGCTGCCGCCG encodes:
- the glgB gene encoding 1,4-alpha-glucan branching enzyme, which produces MTSGAPNPVPNPKKKAVAKKTATAKKAATEQPRAKKTAAKKSTAEKSTPSRKQPAQQPPATPAAPTPAPPQPPFDPAAPSPDRDRLLTGTHHDPHSVLGPHPTPTGETALRAFRPFARAVTAVTDDGLRHPLKDDGDGFFSVLLPSATPPPATTAYRLTVEYEGTTHETHDAYRFPPTLGELDLHLIGEGRHEQLWTALGAHPVTRDGVTGTRFAVWAPNARGVRVAGTFNFWDGTGFPMRSLGSTGVWELFVPGIGEGELYKFEITRPDGSRTLRADPMARRTQTPPDTASVVTASTYAWGDDDWMAHRADTPVHEAPFSVYEVHLPSWRPGLTYRQLADQLPGYVKDLGFTHVEFLPVAEHPFGGSWGYQVTGFYAPTARLGTPDDFRHLVDALHRSGIGVLMDWVPAHFPRDDWALAEFDGRPLYEHEDPQRAAHPDWGTLEFDYGRREVRNFLVANAVYWCEEFHIDGLRVDAVASMLYLDYSREPGQWSPNAYGGRENLDAVAFLQEMNATVYRRCPGVVTVAEESTAWDGVTRATDSGGLGFGLKWNMGWMHDSLGYMAHDPVHRSYHHGEMTFSMVYAYSENYVLPISHDEVVHGKRSLVSKMPGDWWQQRANLRAYLAFMWAHPGKQLLFMGQEFAQGAEWSEAHGPDWWLLDPAYGAESDHRGVRDLVRDLNALYRSSPALWQRDTTPDGFEWIVGDAADDNVFAFLRRAADGTPLLAVTHLSPAVRHDYRLGVPDSVPAWQEVLNTDAPGYGGSGVTHADAVKPEATPWHGRPASLTLTLPPLGTVWLRPA
- a CDS encoding cytochrome P450, with the translated sequence MWLVLDYRDVLEVLRDENQWRRDVRYWRARAHGELPHDWPLLAGYEVRQTMFMDGEEHQRARTVLHTALGPFQNARGPEGWELRSAVAKYADELVSLLAAESGQAGHADLGAQYTRPLLLMVTTKLFGCPVDLGDELVMDLWRMLDGGPDAGVATARALGAFTRLAAHRRARPGDDLTSYLLLADPELSDEQLGRELFMHAVYLNDITGNMVLNTLLEVLRGNATVRRSLSAGQLGETVNRAALANPPVANMCFRFAARDAQLGNYLIRAGDVVCASAAAAHQDLLALSASHMDGSTVSTRAHLGWGAGPHQCPTAARELGMLIVTTAVGKLFDHFSQVELTLPDDRLPWRAGPVVRGLRVLPVRYELAPGVAVRRAEPVREAGTEGKGLLAVLRRVMFGTKKES
- a CDS encoding HelD family protein, translated to MRTEQEFIDDLYARVDALRGDTETSVTAALAQGNTPMQARLERDILVAERSGLLAALNAVDGSLCFGRIDLAKGDVHHIGRIGLRLDDAERTPVLIDWRADVARPFYLATGHTPMGLRRRRHITTDGRTVTALHDEILDLGDHERTGHEDPTGDAVLLAALNSARTGRMNDIVQTIQAEQDEIIRAPHKGVLVVEGGPGTGKTAVALHRAAYLLYEHRELLAKRAVLIVGPNPAFLGYIGEVLPALGETGVLLATVGELYPGVRATATDTPEAAAVKGSAAMADVLAAVVRDRQALPDPVLTIEHDREVLMLDDGLVKVARERTRAARLQHNVAREHFEGHILNTLTELYAERVGTDPYDGGSLLDASDITQIRDELAENPEVWSAVDRLWPHLTPRRVLADFLAEPDAYVGDEDAAAIRRPVTRAWTVADVPLLDELAEILGVDERRARERAEQERDEQVAYAQGVLDVSYASRTYEFDDKDDEDSEVLSAHDIIDAERFAERQEEGDARSAAERAAADRTWAFGHIIVDEAQELSPMAWRLLMRRSPTRSMTLVGDPAQTAEAAGVGSWQGILGPYVEDRWEHTRLGVNYRTPAEIMDVAAAVVRAERPDFEPPKSVRTTGVRPWSWLADDLTAVVEKAVAELTPDEGRLAVIAPRALHRAVAARLDGVTAGTEPDLTQRVVLLDPRQSKGLEFDSVLVVEPGEYGTSDLYVALTRATQRLGVVHTKALSEALAGTLAPRGITPA